The Castanea sativa cultivar Marrone di Chiusa Pesio chromosome 11, ASM4071231v1 genome contains a region encoding:
- the LOC142614535 gene encoding crossover junction endonuclease MUS81: MENQDRRVLCLENSELAAYLLSKRQELAEKPKGITENVDATLSKAYSNICNSKTHIQTLKDLSQVRGVGKWILKLMQGFFETGSGSSEPEDLAGKGKKKKGMKRYVPQKNSVAYALLITLYRGTTNGNEFMRKQELIDAAEASGLSRVPIGPEKGKGKPAQFGSSTRDWYTGWSCMKSLITKGLVAKSSCPAKYMLTQEGQEAARECLMRSGLVNPAEDLANAEVYSDQGAHSTPDIDFTPPEKEVPSTSTGLSRRRKSIDVPLESLERFMRMGYSKEQVLAAFAEVSESSQKEISSLWPAVLCCLREDQVYGLHSGSQSVRENCHAMSNAYTNSNGQGEGRLIESSHDGGHMPEFYSSVTAPDSFNLRACSSSDQPAQKSRTDGLKVNMNALSMPPLSFGERFEDAYEVVLILDDREQFATQGSRSRRIIENICSQYKIKIEVRRLPVGDGIWIAHHKYLDSEYVLDFIVERKNVDDLRSSIRDNRYKDQKLRLRRCGLKKLIYVVEGDPNSSEAAESIKTACFTTEILEGFDVQRTSGLADTLKKYGHLTQAILQYYKSVLPEDHSKCTGVCPPFDEFVKRCQDLDKMTVSDVFAIQLMQVPQVTEEIAVAVLDLYPTLLSLARAYSLLEGNTGAQEEMLRRQSNNVINAVASRNIFQLVWGN; the protein is encoded by the exons atggaGAATCAAGATAGACGCGTGTTGTGCTTAGAGAACTCGGAGCTGGCGGCGTACCTATTGAGCAAAAGGCAAGAACTTGCAGAAAAACCAAAAGGGATCACGGAGAACGTCGACGCTACACTCTCCAAAGCTTACTCCAATATCTGCAACTCCAAAACCCATATCCAAACCCTCAAAGACTTGTCTCAAGTCAG GGGTGTGGGAAAATGGATCCTAAAGCTTATGCAAGGGTTCTTTGAGACTGGTTCAGGCAGTTCTGAACCGGAAGACTTGGCAGGAAAAG gcaagaaaaagaaaggaatgaaaCGCTATGTACCGCAAAAGAATTCTGTGGCATATGCGTTGTTGATTACCCTTTACAG GGGTACTACAAATGGGAATGAATTTATGCGTAAACAGGAGCTTATTGATGCAGCTGAAGCTAGTGGGCTTTCTCGGGTGCCAATTGG GCCAGAAAAGGGAAAAGGGAAACCTGCACAATTTGGAAGTTCCACAAGAGATTGGTATACAGGATGGAGCTGCATGAAGTCATTGATAACCAAGGGATTAGTTGCAAAATCAAGTTGCCCTGCAAA GTACATGCTAACGCAAGAAGGTCAGGAAGCAGCACGTGAATGTCTCATGAGATCTGGTTTGGTTAATCCAGCAGAGGACTTGGCTAATGCAGAAGTTTATTCCGATCAGGGTGCACATAGTACACCAGATATTGATTTTACTCCCCCTGAGAAAGAAGTGCCATCCACATCTACTGGTTTGAGTAGGCGGAGAAAATCAATTGATGTTCCACTTGAATCACTTGAGAGG TTTATGCGCATGGGTTACTCTAAGGAACAAGTTCTTGCTGCTTTTGCTGAAGTTTCAGAGAGTTCTCAGAAGGAGATCTCATCACTCTGGCCAGCAGTTTTATGTTGTCTTCGAGAGGATCAAGTTTATGGTTTGCATTCTGGGTCCCAATCTGTAAGAGAGAATTGTCATGCAATGTCAAATGCTTACACTAATTCAAATG GTCAAGGTGAGGGTAGACTGATAGAGTCTTCTCATGATGGTGGACATATGCCAGAGTTCTATTCTTCTGTTACTGCACCGGACTCTTTTAACTTGAGAGCTTGCTCATCATCA GATCAACCTGCGCAAAAGTCAAGGACAGATGGTTTGAAAGTAAATATGAATGCTTTAAGCATGCCACCTTTAAGCTTTGGGGAGAGATTTGAGGATGCATATGAAGTGGTCTTGATATTGGATGATCGAGAACAATTTGCCACTCAGGG ATCGCGGTCTAGGAGAATTATTGAGAATATTTGTAGtcaatacaaaatcaaaatagaG gttAGGCGGTTACCAGTTGGTGATGGGATCTGGATAGCTCACCATAAATATCTTGATAGTGAATATGTACTTGATTTTATTGTTGAGAGGAAGAACGTTGATGATTTACGCAGCTCAATCAGGGATAATCGGTATAAGGATCAAAAATTAAGGCTTCGG AGGTGTGGACTTAAAAAGCTGATTTATGTTGTGGAGGGCGACCCAAATTCTTCTGAAGCTGCTGAAAGCATCAAAACAGC CTGTTTTACAACAGAGATTCTGGAGGGATTTGATGTGCAGAGAACAAGTGGTTTGGCTGATACTTTAAAGAAGTATGGTCATCTTACCCAAGCAATATTGCAATACTACAAATCAGTGCTGCCTGAGGATCATTCTAAATGTACTGGAGTATGTCCTCCTTTTGATGAATTTGTCAAAAGGTGTCAAGACCTGGATAAAATGACGGTCAGCGATGTATTTGCCATTCAGCTCATGCAG GTCCCACAAGTTACAGAGGAGATTGCTGTTGCTGTTTTAGATTTGTACCCGACCCTTCTATCTCTTGCCCGTGCCTACTCTCTTCTT GAGGGCAACACAGGTGCACAAGAGGAGATGCTTAGGAGGCAGAGTAACAATGTGATCAATGCAGTTGCTAGTAGGAATATATTTCAGTTAGTTTGGGGCAACTAA
- the LOC142616888 gene encoding uncharacterized protein LOC142616888, producing MAMYFYTNILLLAFFAITGILFSGNNNNMVVGDDCQGDMQGLVAQCAMYVQKSLPKMNPSQQCCSVIQKADMPCVCQHMTEDVEKMVDMDKVIFVAQYCGRPVASGTTCGSYTVPLGPSPPPIA from the exons ATGGCAATGTACTTCTATACTAACATCTTGCTCTTGGCTTTCTTCGCCATTACTGGGATTCTGTTCTCtggtaacaacaacaacatggtTGTTGGCGACGACTGCCAAGGTGACATGCAGGGTTTGGTAGCTCAGTGTGCTATGTACGTTCAGAAGAGTTTGCCAAAGATGAACCCATCTCAACAATGCTGCAGTGTTATCCAGAAGGCGGACATGCCATGCGTGTGCCAGCACATGACCGAGGATGTTGAGAAGATGGTTGACATGGACAAAGTGATCTTTGTAGCACAGTACTGTGGCAGGCCAGTGGCCTCTGGAACCACCTGTGGAA GTTACACCGTTCCATTAggaccatcaccaccaccaataGCATGA
- the LOC142614534 gene encoding putative inactive purple acid phosphatase 27, producing the protein MLPNMVFPCTSLMEPCSSWVYRVFFSLLIFFLGSSPSLSWSLHPSLINSTAMHQNYTAISEFRLLNRRTLRECPNRSPYLQVNVSLSSNLSDEEYVNVTVNGALLPSEHDWVAMISPSHSNVENCPLHEILYAQTGDLSSLPLLCHYPVKAMYMSNDPNYLSCKKQECKKYDKGKCVVRTCSGTLTFHVINIRTDIEFVLFGGGFVTPCVLNRSGPISFANPKKPLYGHISSVDSTGSSMRLTWVSGDKEPQQVQYKDGKTQLSEVTTFSQDNMCTSDLPSPAKDFGWHDPGFIHSAVMTELKPSSTFWYRYGSDLAGWSEQIQFRTPPAGGSDELKFVAYGDMGKAPRDPSVEHYIQPGSLSVINAIADEVNSNNIDSVFHIGDISYATGFLVEWDFFLHQISHVASRVSYMTAIGNHERDYISSGSVYFTPDSGGECGVPYETYFPMPTLAKDKPWYSIDQGSIHFTVISTEHNWSPNSEQYHWIKKDMASVDRSRTPWLIFTGHRPMYSSLNAFLGVDDKFVKEVEPLLLAHKVDLVLFGHIHNYERTCSIYQQECKAIPTKDRNGIDTYDHGNYSAPVHAVIGMAGFSLDKFGNDAPANKWSLSRISEYGYLRAHATKKEIKLEFVESNTKKVGDSFRIIKR; encoded by the exons ATGCTTCCAAACATGGTTTTTCCTTGCACTTCTCTCATGGAACCTTGTAGTTCTTGGGTTTACAGAGTATTCTTCTCActactcattttctttcttggttCTTCTCCTTCTTTATCTTGGTCATTGCACCCTTCACTTATAAACTCCACAGCCATGCACCAAAATTACACTGCCATATCCGAGTTCCGCTTACTAAATAGAAGAACTTTAAGGGAGTGCCCCAATCGAAGCCCTTATCTCCAAGTGAATGTTAGTTTGAGTTCCAACCTTTCAGATGAAGAATATGTCAATGTTACTGTCAACGGAGCTTTGCTTCCTTCAGAGCATGATTGGGTCGCCATGATTTCACCTTCTCATTCTAA TGTTGAAAATTGTCCATTACATGAGATTCTTTATGCACAAACTGGTGATCTTAGCTCACTTCCTCTACTCTGCCATTATCCTGTTAAG GCAATGTACATGAGTAATGATCCTAACTATCTCAGTTGCAAGAAGCAGGAATGCAAGAAATATGATAAGGGTAAATGTGTAGTGAGGACTTGTAGTGGTACGTTAACATTTCATGTTATTAACATCAGAACCGACATCGAATTTGTGTTGTTTGGTGGGGGATTTGTCACCCCTTGCGTTCTAAATAGGTCAGGCCCTATCAGTTTTGCCAATCCAAAGAAGCCTTTATATGGGCATATCTCAAGTGTAGATTCAACTGGAAGTTCG ATGAGATTAACATGGGTGAGTGGAGATAAGGAACCTCAACAAGTTCAATATAAGGATGGAAAAACACAGTTATCAGAAGTAACTACATTTTCACAAGATAATATGTGTA CTTCAGATTTACCAAGTCCAGCAAAGGACTTTGGGTGGCATGACCCTGGATTCATTCATTCCGCAGTGATGACAGAACTCAAACCTTCAAGTACCTTTTGGTACAGATATGGAAG TGATTTAGCTGGTTGGAGTGAACAAATTCAATTTCGAACTCCACCTGCTGGAGGATCTGATGAACTCAAATTTGTAGCATACGGTGATATGGGAAAGGCTCCTCGTGATCCTTCTGTTGAGCACTACATTCAG CCAGGATCCCTCTCAGTGATTAATGCCATTGCAGATGAAGTGAATTCAAACAACATAGACTCAGTCTTTCACATTGGAGATATAAGCTATGCCACTGGCTTTTTGGTTGAATGGGACTTTTTTCTTCACCAAATAAGCCATGTGGCATCACGAGTTTCTTACATGACTGCAATTGGAAACCATGAGAG gGATTACATATCCTCAGGATCTGTGTATTTTACTCCTGACTCAGGAGGAGAATGTGGAGTTCCTTATGAAACTTATTTTCCCATGCCAACCCTAGCAAAGGATAAGCCATGGTATTCCATAGATCAAGGAAGTATTCACTTCACTGTGATTTCTACAGAGCACAATTGGTCACCAAATTCTGAGCAG TATCATTGGATAAAGAAGGACATGGCTTCAGTTGATCGATCAAGAACCCCTTGGTTGATTTTCACAGG GCATAGACCTATGTATTCTTCTTTAAATGCATTCTTGGGCGTCGATGATAAATTTGTTAAGGAAGTAGAACCATTATTATTAGCACACAAG GTTGATTTGGTTCTCTTTGGCCACATTCATAATTATGAGAGAACTTGCTCGATTTACCAACAAGAATGCAAGGCCATACCTACAAAAGATAGAAATGGGATTGACACATATGACCACGGCAATTATAGTGCCCCGGTGCATGCAGTGATTGGTATGGCTGGCTTTTCCTTGGATAAGTTCGGAAATGAT GCACCAGCAAATAAATGGAGTTTATCAAGGATTTCTGAGTATGGTTATCTAAGAGCGCATGcaacaaagaaagagataaaattAGAG TTTGTAGAATCAAATACAAAGAAAGTTGGGGATAGTTTTCGCATCATTAAAAGGTGA